The following coding sequences lie in one Rutidosis leptorrhynchoides isolate AG116_Rl617_1_P2 chromosome 4, CSIRO_AGI_Rlap_v1, whole genome shotgun sequence genomic window:
- the LOC139842099 gene encoding uncharacterized protein — translation MANDENDGWEYLLDIDDSDLTQYVSVSKPTQTILLPTESPPFPRPLESPQLNRQKQKQPISPQRPVLRGFGSNKKNKLSYRIPGPAGVFQDAYELQNNENNVVDDMSTQDFVREIINRPEADDSFTLDPWLRAMKFAYPYGGRSDITSILKQRRFLPADQVVGVVKTYEKNCVGDLSVTLKDTTGAIRGTLSSKIIDGVHGKYEGVKGIREGAVLVLQNCSIFCPSVKVKILNITRKALIKVFFKVGGST, via the exons ATGGCCAATGATGAGAACGATGGATGGGAATACCTACTTGATATTGATGATTCCGATCTCACTCAATATGTATCAGTTTCAAAACCCACTCAAACCATATTGTTACCCACTGAGTCGCCACCATTCCCCCGACCTTTAGAGTCCCCCCAACTTAATCGTCAAAAACAAAAGCAACCTATTTCACCACAACGACCCGTTCTTCGCGGTTTCGGGTCTAACAAAAAGAACAAATTATCCTACCGAATTCCTGGACCCGCTGGTGTTTTCCAAGATGCGTATGAACTTCAAAATAACGAGAATAACGTTGTGGATGACATGTCTACGCAAGATTTTGTAAGGGAAATAATCAACAGACCTGAAGCGGATGATTCGTTTACACTGGATCCGTGGTTACGCGCGATGAAGTTTGCATATCCGTACGGag GTAGATCTGATATAACAAGCATTTTGAAACAGCGTAGATTTTTACCAGCTGATCAAGTTGTTGGTGTTGTTAAGACTTATGAGAAAAATTGTGTCGGTGATTTGTCTGTAACGCTCAAA GACACTACGGGTGCTATTCGAGGAACATTATCTAGCAAGATCATCGATGGTGTACATGGGAAGTATGAAGGTGTAAAAGGCATACGTGAGGGAGCTGTTCTGGTGCTACAAAACTGTTCTATCTTTTGCCCTAGTGTGAAGGTTAAAATCCTTAACATTACACGCAAGGCGTTAATTAAAGTGTTCTTTAAAGTCGGTGGATCTACGTAG